One Phycisphaeraceae bacterium genomic window carries:
- the bamD gene encoding outer membrane protein assembly factor BamD produces the protein MPRHPRSAIPTIALIAALATGAASAQTTTYTLDDAGWAQIELDSPDEETRRIGEARRALAEGRPGAAKAILDEFIRQHETRQHALLPQAYRLRGDARVAMRDEFKALYDYEALIRTFPSSEEMVVAVEREYEIARAYAAGKRKKFWGMRIEPAGDIAVEIFIRTQERLPGSAIAEQASIALADFYFERRDWELATEAYDLYLLNYPQGPNSVKAQKRRIYAEIAGYGGPARDSRPLIEARERIRRFERLYPAEAQATGLNEALVERVDETLAQQMLATSRWYLRVKDFPSARLTLQRLIAKYPTSDAAREGMDIMDTRGWEYTVMDRGEGPSPAEAVDDETEPDQ, from the coding sequence ATGCCGCGACACCCACGCTCCGCCATCCCGACCATCGCGCTTATCGCCGCCCTCGCGACGGGCGCCGCCAGCGCGCAGACGACGACCTACACCCTCGACGACGCCGGCTGGGCCCAGATCGAGCTGGACTCGCCCGACGAGGAAACCCGGCGCATCGGCGAAGCCCGGCGCGCGCTGGCCGAGGGCCGACCAGGCGCCGCCAAGGCGATCCTCGACGAGTTCATCCGACAGCACGAGACGCGCCAGCACGCCCTGCTGCCCCAGGCGTACCGGCTGCGCGGCGACGCGCGCGTCGCGATGCGCGATGAGTTCAAGGCGCTCTACGACTACGAGGCCCTGATCCGCACCTTCCCCTCGAGCGAGGAGATGGTCGTCGCGGTCGAGCGCGAATACGAGATCGCTCGCGCCTACGCCGCCGGCAAACGCAAGAAATTCTGGGGGATGCGCATCGAGCCCGCGGGCGATATCGCCGTCGAGATCTTCATCCGCACCCAGGAGCGACTGCCCGGCAGCGCGATCGCCGAACAGGCGTCCATCGCCCTCGCCGATTTCTACTTCGAGCGACGCGACTGGGAACTCGCGACCGAGGCCTACGACCTCTACCTACTCAACTACCCCCAGGGCCCCAACTCCGTGAAGGCCCAGAAGCGGCGCATCTACGCCGAGATCGCCGGCTACGGCGGGCCGGCGCGCGACTCGCGCCCGCTCATCGAGGCGCGCGAGCGGATCAGGCGCTTCGAACGCCTCTATCCGGCCGAAGCCCAGGCCACCGGCCTCAACGAGGCGCTCGTCGAACGCGTTGATGAGACCCTCGCCCAGCAGATGCTCGCCACCTCGCGCTGGTACCTGCGCGTCAAGGACTTCCCCTCGGCGCGCCTGACCCTGCAACGGCTCATCGCCAAATACCCCACCTCCGACGCCGCCCGCGAGGGCATGGACATCATGGACACGCGCGGCTGGGAATACACCGTGATGGATCGCGGTGAAGGGCCATCGCCGGCGGAAGCTGTCGACGACGAGACGGAGCCGGACCAGTGA